Proteins co-encoded in one Medicago truncatula cultivar Jemalong A17 chromosome 8, MtrunA17r5.0-ANR, whole genome shotgun sequence genomic window:
- the LOC11426577 gene encoding uncharacterized protein, whose translation MKDSNSNSNSSSTSSRTEPIGQNLIKLISNLCFSFFVFSVLIFTVIAITYQPPDPWLQSSPALTNLFTQPQNATFHIDTSVIKTGEDLTLSPQPSPADSTPAVTEAVIEKSEENIANSSATAPSSSSSSSCDELLGTLNCSDPRVLIAIQRFNLRAFKSISFFEYQTPVNGAVSGDCDVSWRFRNKREKSWRKYRDFRRFRLTVTDDCRYKVIHAGGFHSGVNARRNPVPRPRTGGKGKTLPRVTNRDDEINDTIPSLGSETNFRNGKYLYYSRGGDYCKGMNHFMWSFLCGLGEAMFLNRTFVMDLSVCLGAMYNPSNKDEEGKDFRYYFDFEHLKEVASIVEEGEFLRDWKRWDKTHLKKKKVPVRKVVTHKVTPMQLQKDKSTVIWRQFDSPEPENYWYRVCEGQAAKYIQRPWHALWKSKRLMNIVSEISGRMDWDFDAVHVVRGEKAQNKELWPNLDSDTSPDALLDKLKGLVQPWRNLYIATNEPYYNYFDKLRANFKVHLLDDYKELWGNSSEWYNETSLLNNGKPVEFDGYMRVAVDTEVFYRGKTRVETFYNLTKDCKDGINTC comes from the coding sequence atgaAAGATTCAAACTCAAACTCAAACTCAAGCAGCACCAGTAGTAGAACTGAACCAATAGGCCAAAACCTAATCAAACTAATAAGCAACTTATGCTTCTCATTCTTCGTCTTCTCCGTTCTCATCTTCACCGTCATTGCCATCACTTACCAACCACCCGATCCATGGCTTCAATCTTCACCAGCTCTCACCAATCTCTTCACTCAACCCCAAAACGCCACCTTCCACATCGACACCTCCGTTATCAAAACCGGTGAAGACCTCACTCTTTCTCCACAACCTTCCCCCGCCGACTCCACCCCCGCTGTCACGGAGGCTGTAATCGAAAAATCCGAAGAGAATATCGCTAATTCCTCCGCCACCGCTCCTtcatcctcctcctcctcctcctgtGATGAGCTTCTCGGAACGCTAAATTGCTCTGATCCTCGTGTTCTTATTGCTATTCAGAGATTTAATCTACGTGCTTTTAAGTCGATTTCGTTTTTCGAGTATCAAACTCCGGTTAACGGTGCTGTTTCCGGTGATTGTGATGTTTCCTGGAGGTTTCGtaataagagagagaaatcaTGGCGGAAGTATCGTGATTTTCGCAGATTTAGGTTAACTGTAACGGATGATTGTCGCTATAAGGTTATTCATGCTGGTGGATTTCATTCTGGAGTAAATGCGAGGAGAAATCCGGTGCCACGGCCACGGACTGGTGGTAAGGGGAAAACCTTGCCTCGGGTAACGAATCGTGATGACGAGATTAATGACACGATACCGAGTTTGGGATCGGAGACTAATTTCAGGAATGGGAAGTATTTGTATTATTCGCGAGGTGGTGATTATTGTAAGGGTATGAATCATTTTATGTGGAGTTTTTTGTGTGGTTTAGGTGAAGCTATGTTTTTGAATAGAACTTTTGTTATGGATTTGAGTGTTTGTTTAGGTGCAATGTATAACCCTAGTAATAAAGATGAAGAAGGGAAGGATTTTAGgtattactttgattttgaaCATTTGAAGGAGGTAGCTTCTATTGTTGAAGAGGGTGAGTTTTTGAGGGATTGGAAGAGATGGGATAAGACTCATCTCAAGAAAAAGAAGGTTCCTGTTAGGAAAGTTGTTACTCATAAGGTAACTCCTATGCAACTTCAGAAAGATAAGAGCACTGTCATTTGGAGGCAATTTGATTCGCCTGAGCCGGAGAATTATTGGTATAGGGTTTGTGAAGGTCAAGCTGCTAAGTATATTCAGAGGCCTTGGCATGCATTGTGGAAATCGAAGAGGTTGATGAACATTGTTAGTGAGATTAGTGGAAGAATGGATTGGGATTTCGATGCAGTTCATGTGGTTCGGGGAGAGAAAGCTCAAAATAAGGAGTTATGGCCTAATTTGGATTCAGATACTTCGCCAGATGCTCTTCTTGACAAGCTTAAAGGGTTGGTTCAACCTTGGAGGAATTTGTATATTGCTACTAATGAGCCCTATTATAATTACTTTGATAAACTAAGAGCGAATTTCAAGGTTCATTTGCTTGATGATTATAAGGAACTGTGGGGGAATTCGAGTGAATGGTACAATGAAACTAGTCTTCTTAACAATGGAAAGCCTGTTGAGTTTGATGGATACATGAGGGTGGCGGTGGATACTGAGGTCTTTTACCGTGGAAAGACTCGTGTGGaaacattttataatttgaCTAAAGATTGCAAAGATGGAATTAATACATGCTAA
- the LOC11426578 gene encoding protochlorophyllide-dependent translocon component 52, chloroplastic, giving the protein MLAFSLCSLHIPIAHKTQTPLKKSMFLKSQIHSTLPLIRGNTSKFKLFTALSPSPLTESSSSNLEVDDEPEVETGSEKFDWYSQWYPLMPICDLDKRAPHAKKVMGIDVVIWWDRNESAWQVFDDACPHRLAPLSEGRIDQWGRLQCVYHGWCFNGSGDCKFIPQAPPEGPPIHTSKKACVAAYPSTVQNDILWFWPNTDPQYKDIITRKTPPFIPEIDDPSFTSFMGNRDIPYGYEVLVENLMDPSHVPYAHYGLTPDPKGNNADREGGTPLDFSVEELDINGFTANQGWNKSKFMPPSIFYLYSEPDKLASSVETKKSSVQKKFSMIFICIPVSPGKSRLIWCFPRNFGVWADKIVPRWILHMGQNLILDSDLYLLHVEEQKIMDVGQGNWHKACFVPTKADALVIGFRKWLKKYAGDQVDWRGKYSGALPPTPPREQLMDRYWSHTVNCKSCNFAYKSLNVVEVMLQIISVASIGFVATMKQGIVSAATRNSIVVLAILSFALSRLLAHFIYKNFRYHDYNHVRSSMKCVSLIIFLQAGYVYTPSGPKFIIDI; this is encoded by the exons ATGTTAGCTTTTTCTCTTTGTTCACTTCACATCCCAATAGCACATAAAACACAAACCCCATTAAAAAAATCCATGTTCTTGAAGTCACAAATCCATTCAACACTTCCATTAATTCGTGGGAACACTTCAAAATTCAAGCTTTTCACTGCCTTATCACCTTCTCCGTTAACAGAGTCTAGTAGTAGTAACCTTGAAGTGGATGATGAACCAGAAGTTGAAACAGGTTCAGAGAAATTTGACTGGTACTCACAGTGGTATCCTTTGATGCCAATATGTGATCTTGACAAAAGGGCACCTCATGCTAAGAAGGTGATGggaattgatgttgttatatggTGGGATAGGAATGAGAGTGCATGGCAAGTTTTTGATGATGCTTGTCCTCATAGATTAGCACCTTTGTCTGAAGGAAGGATTGATCAATGGGGTAGGTTACAGTGTGTGTATCATGGTTGGTGTTTTAATGGATCAGGTGATTGCAAGTTCATTCCTCAGGCACCTCCTGAAGGACCTCCG attcaTACGTCCAAAAAAGCATGTGTAGCTGCTTATCCAAGCACTGTGCAGAATGATATCTTGTGGTTTTGGCCAAATACTGATCCTCAATACAAAGATATTATTACAAGGAAAACACCCCCATTCATACCAGAAATTGATGATCCGTCTTTTACTAGCTTTATGGGAAACAGAGATATTCCTTATGG gTACGAGGTACTGGTTGAAAACCTCATGGACCCTTCACATGTTCCATATGCACACTATGGATTAACTCCAGACCCAAAAG GGAATAATGCTGATAGAGAAGGAGGAACACCACTTGATTTCTCAGTTGAAGAGTTAGATATCAATGGTTTCACTGCAAATCAGGGTTGGAACAAAAGCAAATTTATGCCGCCAAGCATCTTTTATCTCTATAGTGAGCCAGATAAACTTGCATCTTCTGTTGAAACTAAG AAATCATCAGTTCAGAAGAAATTTTCTATGATCTTTATTTGTATACCTGTGAGTCCTGGTAAAAGCAGACTGATTTGGTGCTTTCCAAGAAACTTTGGAGTGTGGGCCGACAAAATTGTACCACGATGGATTCTTCATATGGGACAAAACTTGATTCTAGATTCAGATTTATATCTTCTCCATGTTGAG gaacaaaaaataatgGATGTTGGTCAAGGAAATTGGCATAAGGCCTGTTTTGTGCCAACAAAGGCAGATGCTCTTGTGAttggttttagaaaatggttaAAGAAGTATGCAGGTGATCAAGTTGATTGGAGAGGAAAATATAGTGGTGCTCTGCCTCCTACACCTCCTAGAGAACAGCTTATGGACAG GTACTGGAGCCATACGGTGAATTGCAAGAGTTGCAATTTTGCCTATAAGAGTCTTAATGTGGTGGAAGTGATGCTGCAGATTATATCTGTTGCTTCAATTGGGTTTGTTGCCACAATGAAGCAGGGAATAGTTTCAGCTGCAACAAGAAATTCAATAGTTGTGCTGGCTATACTTTCATTCGCATTGTCGCGGTTGTTAGCTCACTTTATTTACAAAAACTTTCGATATCATGACTACAACCACGTACGCTCTTCGATGAAATGTGTTtccttaattatatttctccAAGCTGGTTAcgtatatactccctccggtcctaaaTTTATAATAGACATTTGA
- the LOC11426579 gene encoding DNA ligase 1 → MMKVSKGKKGVRTGEKKKKINIEQNADDVETHVTVNNDVDHGVPVTKGKKVKVSINRKRKNKDKNLVERQRPEDGEVDLEAQNADPEMEIVKGKKVKATTSRKRKNKDKNLVRRQTPVDGEVDLEEQNDGVVEHCDSKEKEVKNSKKPRDSNIEAAIKPCTSKQAKKKRRKEVPKSSEKKEQNQQDDIHIISSGDDDCSNGMKKWIMEYHQSRPGLEVLQHQIEDFISTYEEKLEEERKAKEALAAEGGWTVVQHHKGRKKTTDAESGIAVGSVAQAAAENKLAKKKHTGVGQDFYRFQKREAQRNELMELQSKFEEDKKRLQQLRAARKFRPY, encoded by the exons ATGATGAAAGTTAGTAAGGGAAAAAAAGGTGTACGGACTggggaaaagaagaaaaaaattaacattgaaCAAAATGCTGATGATGTTGAGACACATGTCACCGTGAACAATGATG TTGATCATGGAGTGCCGGTTACAAAGGGAAAAAAGGTGAAAGTTTCCATCAACCGAAAAAGAAAGAACAAGGACAAAAATCTAGTTGAAAGACAAAGACCGGAAGATGGTGAAGTTGATTTAGAAGCGCAAAATG CGGATCCTGAAATGGAGATTGTAAAGGGAAAAAAGGTGAAAGCTACTACTAGTCgaaaaaggaagaacaaggaCAAAAATCTTGTTAGAAGACAAACACCAGTAGACGGAGAAGTTGATTTAGAAGAGCAAAATG ATGGAGTAGTGGAACATTGCGATTCTAAAGAAAAGGAGGTGAAAAACTCCAAGAAGCCTAGAGATTCTAATATTGAAGCAGCTATCAAACCTT gtacgTCAAAGCAagccaagaaaaaaagaagaaaggaggTTCCAAAATCATcagaaaagaaagaacaaaatcAGCAGGATGACATTCATATTATTTCCTCTGGAGATGATGACTGCTCAAATGGAATGAAAA AGTGGATCATGGAATACCATCAAAGTAGACCAGGGTTGGAGGTTTTGCAACATCAAATTGAAGATTTTATATCTACTTACGAGGAAAAATTGGAAGAg GAAAGAAAAGCAAAAGAAGCCCTTGCTGCAGAAGGGGGATGGACGGTGGTTCAGCACCACAAGGGTAGAAAGAAAACTACTGACGCCGAAAGTGGGATTGCTGTGGGCTCGGTTGCTCAGGCTGCTGCAGAAAATAAGTTGGCCAAAAAGAAACATACAGGAGTTGGTCAAGATTTCTACCGCTTTCAAAAAAGAGAAGCTCAGAGAAATG AGCTAATGGAATTGCAGAGCAAATTTGAAGAGGATAAAAAACGTCTGCAACAGTTGAGAGCTGCTAGGAAATTTAGACCATATTAA
- the LOC11419030 gene encoding protochlorophyllide-dependent translocon component 52, chloroplastic — MLAFSLRSLHIPIAHKTQTPLKKSMFLKSQIHSTLPLIRGNTSKFKLFTALSPSPLTESSSSNLEVDDEPEVETGSEKFDWYSQWYPLMPICDLDKRAPHAKKVMGIDVVIWWDRNESAWQVFDDACPHRLAPLSEGRIDQWGRLQCVYHGWCFNGSGDCKFIPQAPPEGPPIHTSKKACVAAYPSTVQNDILWFWPNTDPQYKDIITRKTPPFIPEIDDPSFTSFMGNRDIPYGYEVLVENLMDPSHVPYAHYGLMKTPQPKVKADREGGRPLELSIEELDVNGFTENQGWSKSKFMPPSIFYAYTDLIKPVSSEETKKSSVQKKFALIFFCIPVSPGNSRLIWCFPRNFGLWIDKIVPRWIFHIGQNLIIDSDLYLLHVEEKKILDVGQANWHKACFVPTKADALVIGFRKWLKKYAGDQVEWRGKYNGALPPTPSREQLMDRYWSHVVNCKSCNLAYKSLSVVEVMLQIISVASIGIVATMKQGLVSTTTRNSMVVLAVLSFALWRLLAHFIYKNFCYHDYNHASSNCFPPYPILIVDEDFNSFVSKK, encoded by the exons ATGTTAGCTTTTTCTCTTCGTTCACTTCACATCCCAATAGCACATAAAACACAAACCCCATTAAAAAAATCCATGTTCTTGAAGTCACAAATCCATTCAACACTTCCATTAATTCGTGGGAACACTTCAAAATTCAAGCTTTTCACTGCCTTATCACCTTCTCCGTTAACAGAGTCTAGTAGTAGTAACCTTGAAGTGGATGATGAACCAGAAGTTGAAACAGGTTCAGAGAAATTTGACTGGTACTCACAGTGGTATCCTTTGATGCCAATATGTGATCTTGACAAAAGGGCACCTCATGCTAAGAAGGTGATGggaattgatgttgttatatggTGGGATAGGAATGAGAGTGCATGGCAAGTTTTTGATGATGCTTGTCCTCATAGATTAGCACCTTTGTCTGAAGGAAGGATTGATCAATGGGGTAGGTTACAGTGTGTGTATCATGGTTGGTGTTTTAATGGATCAGGTGATTGCAAGTTCATTCCTCAGGCACCTCCTGAAGGACCTCCG attCATACGTCCAAAAAAGCATGTGTAGCTGCTTATCCAAGCACTGTGCAGAATGATATCTTGTGGTTTTGGCCAAATACTGATCCTCAATACAAAGATATTATTACAAGGAAAACACCCCCATTCATACCAGAAATTGATGATCCTTCTTTTACTAGCTTTATGGGAAACAGAGATATTCCTTATGg GTATGAGGTACTGGTTGAAAACCTCATGGACCCTTCACATGTTCCATATGCACACTATGGATTAATGAAAACTCCACAACCAAAAG TGAAAGCTGATAGAGAAGGAGGAAGACCACTTGAATTGTCAATTGAAGAGTTAGATGTCAACGGCTTCACAGAAAATCAGGGTTGGAGCAAAAGCAAATTTATGCCACCAAGCATCTTTTATGCTTATACTGATCTAATTAAACCTGTATCTTCTGAAGAAACTAAG AAATCATCAGTTCAGAAGAAATttgctttgatatttttttgtattcCTGTGAGTCCCGGTAACAGCAGACTGATTTGGTGCTTCCCAAGAAACTTTGGGCTATGGATTGACAAAATTGTACCGCGATGGATTTTTCATATTGGACAAAACTTGATTATAGATTCAGATTTATATCTTCTCCATGTTGAG gaaaagaaaatattggATGTTGGTCAAGCCAATTGGCATAAGGCATGTTTTGTTCCAACAAAGGCAGATGCTCTTGTGATTGGTTTTAGAAAGTGGTTAAAGAAGTATGCAGGTGATCAAGTTGAATGGAGAGGAAAATATAATGGAGCCCTTCCTCCTACACCTTCCAGAGAACAGCTTATGGACAG GTACTGGAGTCATGTGGTGAATTGCAAGAGTTGCAATCTTGCCTATAAGAGCCTCAGTGTGGTGGAAGTGATGCTGCAGATCATATCAGTTGCTTCAATTGGGATTGTTGCCACAATGAAGCAGGGTTTGGTTTCAACTACAACAAGAAATTCAATGGTTGTGTTGGCGGTACTTTCATTCGCGTTGTGGCGGTTGTTAGCGCACTTCATATACAAAAACTTCTGTTACCATGACTACAACCACGCCTCGTCAAATTGTTTCCCACCATATCCTATTCTAATTGTTGATGAAGATTTTAACTCATTTGTATCTAAGAAATAA
- the LOC11411264 gene encoding ribosomal RNA-processing protein 7: MSHGTNIKENKTTQYRPIPPSCFTSHIVLPSKKEKQKKPLLQKEDGRWFGTTRGSVAQAAAKNKLAKKKHTGVHQDFYRFQEREAQRNELMELQSKFEEDKKRLRQLRAARKFRPY; encoded by the exons ATGAGCCATGGAACAAACataaaggaaaacaaaacaacCCAATATAGACCTATTCCTCCTTCATGCTTCACTTCTCATATTGTCTTGCCCTCAAA GAAAGAAAAGCAAAAGAAGCCCTTGCTGCAGAAGGAGGATGGACGGTGGTTCGGCACCACAAGGGGCTCGGTTGCTCAAGCTGCTGCAAAGAATAAATTGGCCAAAAAGAAACATACAGGAGTTCATCAAGATTTCTACCGCTTTCAAGAAAGAGAAGCTCAGAGAAATG AGCTAATGGAATTGCAAAGCAAATTTGAAGAGGATAAAAAACGTCTGCGACAGTTGAGAGCTGCTAGGAAATTTAGACCTTATTAA
- the LOC11409748 gene encoding protochlorophyllide-dependent translocon component 52, chloroplastic — MEAFSVSSLHIPIALEPQIPLKKSMFFNSQVHSTLPLIRGNASKFKLFTALSPSPLTESSSSNLEVDDEPEVETGSEKFDWYSQWYPLMPICDLDKRAPHAKKVMGIDVVIWWDRNESAWQVFDDACPHRLAPLSEGRIDQWGRLQCVYHGWCFNGSGDCKFIPQAPPEGPPIHTSKKACVAAYPSTVQNDILWFWPNSDPQYKDIITRKTPPFIPEIDDPSFTSLMGNRDIAYGYEVLIENLMDPSHVPYAHYGLMKTPQPKVKADREGGRPLELSIEELDVNGFTANQGWSKSKFMPPSIFYAYTDPNKPASSEETKKSSVQKKFALIFICIPVSPGNSRLIWCFPRNFGLWIDKIVPRWIFHVGQNLILDSDLYLLHVEEKKIMDVGQANWHKACFVPTKADALVIGFRKWLKKYAGGEVEWRGKYNGALPPTPPREQLLDRYWSHTVNCKSCNFAYKSLNVVEVMLQIISVASIGIVATMKQGVVSATTRNSMVLLAVLSFALSRLLAHFIYKNFRYHDYNHAFR; from the exons ATGGAAGCTTTTTCTGTTAGTTCACTTCACATACCAATAGCACTTGAACCACAAATCCcattaaaaaaatctatgttCTTCAACTCACAAGTGCATTCAACACTTCCATTAATTCGTGGGAACGCTTCAAAATTCAAGCTTTTCACTGCCTTATCACCTTCTCCATTAACAGAGTCTAGTAGTAGTAACCTTGAAGTGGATGATGAACCAGAAGTTGAAACAGGTTCAGAGAAATTTGACTGGTACTCACAGTGGTATCCTTTGATGCCAATATGTGATCTTGACAAAAGGGCACCTCATGCTAAGAAGGTGATGggaattgatgttgttatatggTGGGATAGGAATGAGAGCGCATGGCAAGTTTTTGATGATGCTTGTCCTCATAGATTAGCACCTTTGTCTGAAGGAAGGATTGATCAATGGGGTAGGTTACAGTGTGTGTATCATGGTTGGTGTTTTAATGGATCAGGTGATTGCAAGTTCATTCCTCAGGCACCTCCTGAAGGACCTCCG ATTCATACGTCCAAAAAAGCATGCGTGGCTGCTTACCCAAGCACTGTGCAGAATGATATCTTGTGGTTTTGGCCAAACAGTGATCCTCAATACAAAGATATTATTACAAGGAAAACACCCCCATTCATACCAGAAATCGATGATCCATCCTTTACTAGCTTAATGGGAAACAGAGATATTGCTTATGG GTATGAGGTACTTATTGAAAACCTCATGGACCCTTCACATGTTCCATATGCACACTATGGATTAATGAAAACTCCACAACCAAAAG TGAAAGCTGATAGAGAAGGAGGAAGACCACTTGAATTGTCAATTGAAGAGTTAGATGTCAACGGTTTCACAGCAAATCAGGGTTGGAGCAAAAGCAAATTTATGCCACCAAGCATCTTTTATGCTTATACTGATCCAAATAAACCTGCATCTTCTGAAGAAACTAAG AAATCATCAGTTCAGAAGAAATTTGCTTTGATCTTTATTTGTATTCCTGTTAGTCCCGGTAATAGCAGACTGATTTGGTGCTTCCCAAGAAACTTTGGGTTGTGGATTGACAAAATTGTACCGCGATGGATTTTTCATGTTGGACAAAACTTGATTCTAGATTCAGATTTATATCTTCTCCATGTTGAG gaaaaaaaaataatggatgTTGGTCAAGCCAATTGGCATAAGGCATGTTTTGTTCCAACAAAGGCAGATGCTCTTGTGATTGGTTTTAGAAAGTGGTTGAAGAAGTATGCAGGTGGTGAAGTTGAATGGAGAGGAAAATATAATGGAGCCCTTCCTCCTACACCTCCCAGAGAACAACTTTTGGACAG GTACTGGAGCCATACGGTGAATTGCAAGAGTTGCAATTTTGCCTATAAGAGCCTCAATGTGGTGGAAGTGATGCTGCAGATCATATCAGTTGCTTCAATCGGGATTGTTGCTACAATGAAGCAGGGTGTGGTTTCAGCTACAACAAGAAATTCAATGGTTCTGTTGGCAGTACTTTCATTCGCGTTGTCACGGTTGTTAGCTCACTTCATATACAAAAACTTCCGTTACCATGACTACAACCATGCCTTTCGCTGA